Proteins encoded together in one bacterium window:
- the tuf gene encoding elongation factor Tu (EF-Tu; promotes GTP-dependent binding of aminoacyl-tRNA to the A-site of ribosomes during protein biosynthesis; when the tRNA anticodon matches the mRNA codon, GTP hydrolysis results; the inactive EF-Tu-GDP leaves the ribosome and release of GDP is promoted by elongation factor Ts; many prokaryotes have two copies of the gene encoding EF-Tu) translates to EMVMPGDNVEITGELIAPIAMEKELRFAIREGGRTVGAGVVSEIIQ, encoded by the coding sequence GGAGATGGTGATGCCGGGGGACAACGTGGAGATCACGGGCGAGCTGATCGCGCCGATCGCGATGGAGAAGGAGCTGCGCTTCGCGATCCGCGAGGGCGGGCGCACGGTGGGCGCCGGCGTCGTCTCCGAGATCATCCAGTAG